The proteins below are encoded in one region of Fodinibius salinus:
- a CDS encoding lipopolysaccharide biosynthesis protein yields MGVIFRQSIQNSIINYAGIAIGFVVTIWMYPNILSPEEYGLTRVLISLAMVSSQLASLGMKNTVIRFFPFFRDKENNHNGFLFLSMAVPFLGVILLAGILAIFRPGITQYFIERSELLVGYYWFILPLAFSMLYFHVTTSFVQALYDTVMSSFLMNVAVRLLTMLLLVIHFMGWISFEQFMVGFVMNYAIILLALIIYMYSIADLSLTPHIDFLDRSLLKRMVKYSLFAFFGGIASIIVSNIDIIMLSSLAGLDDTGIYSIAFYIGSAITIMRQSIYKISSPIIADAYEEQNFDLIEQIYHRSSMNQLIAAGLLFAGVIANLENLMAVLPPEYSGGALVIIIIGTANIFDMATGVNGAIILNSDHYRFDLYSSLILIAITIILNYILIPIYGIVGAAIGTASAVLLYNMLKVLFVWIYFSMQPFEWRMLYILGGGAITLLIVFQIPVMGGVYLDILIRSIIVTLLYGVPLWMLDISDELNQLVDTTLNEINKRIF; encoded by the coding sequence TTGGGCGTCATATTTCGACAAAGCATCCAAAATTCAATTATCAATTATGCAGGCATTGCCATTGGCTTTGTGGTTACCATTTGGATGTATCCCAACATTTTATCCCCGGAAGAGTATGGGCTTACGCGTGTCCTCATTTCCCTTGCCATGGTATCGTCACAGCTTGCCAGCCTGGGGATGAAAAATACCGTCATCCGGTTTTTCCCCTTTTTCCGAGACAAGGAAAATAATCACAATGGTTTTCTCTTCCTTTCGATGGCTGTACCCTTTTTGGGGGTTATTTTACTCGCTGGTATCTTGGCAATATTCCGTCCCGGCATAACGCAGTATTTTATTGAACGATCGGAACTGCTGGTCGGCTACTACTGGTTTATCCTTCCGCTGGCATTTTCCATGCTCTACTTCCACGTTACCACCAGCTTTGTGCAGGCACTCTACGATACGGTGATGTCATCCTTCCTGATGAATGTGGCCGTTCGACTCCTTACGATGTTGCTTTTGGTCATTCATTTTATGGGATGGATCAGCTTTGAGCAGTTCATGGTCGGTTTTGTGATGAATTACGCGATCATACTGCTGGCACTAATCATCTACATGTACAGCATCGCAGATCTCTCACTCACTCCTCATATTGATTTTCTGGACCGCTCGCTGCTCAAGCGAATGGTCAAATATAGTCTGTTTGCCTTTTTCGGGGGCATAGCATCCATTATTGTTTCCAATATTGATATCATCATGCTCAGCTCCCTGGCCGGACTTGATGATACCGGTATCTACTCCATTGCTTTTTATATAGGCTCAGCTATCACAATCATGCGGCAGTCTATTTATAAAATATCATCGCCCATCATTGCCGATGCCTATGAAGAACAGAATTTTGATTTAATTGAACAGATCTATCACCGCTCGTCAATGAATCAGCTTATTGCAGCAGGACTTCTTTTCGCTGGAGTCATTGCCAATCTCGAAAATCTGATGGCCGTTCTCCCGCCAGAGTATTCCGGCGGCGCACTGGTTATCATCATTATTGGCACAGCCAACATTTTTGATATGGCCACCGGCGTAAACGGTGCTATTATTTTAAACTCCGATCATTACCGTTTTGATCTGTATTCAAGCCTCATCCTCATTGCCATTACCATCATCCTCAACTACATCCTGATACCCATTTACGGTATCGTAGGCGCAGCCATTGGAACAGCCTCTGCAGTACTGCTCTACAACATGCTCAAAGTACTTTTTGTGTGGATTTACTTTTCTATGCAGCCCTTCGAATGGCGAATGCTTTATATTCTGGGCGGCGGTGCAATAACGCTGCTTATCGTTTTTCAAATTCCGGTAATGGGTGGCGTGTATCTGGATATTTTAATTCGCTCAATTATTGTTACCCTGCTCTATGGGGTTCCGCTCTGGATGCTCGACATTTCTGATGAACTCAATCAACTGGTTGACACCACACTCAACGAAATCAACAAACGTATTTTCTAA